The window aatcaattaataatttaagtcatttatcaagcagAAATGCTGAACATTTGCTAGTTTCAGCTTTCACGACTTTTACATTGTCAATTTCACAGTGTCTCGCTGGGAAGTTGTGATGGGAGTTTTTCTGAAAAcctaattaataatattaaaacatattCCAGTATATTCCCCTCAGACATCTGGACCGGCTGACACAGTTCCCTCTCTTCAACAGAAACACCCGTTGGGATGACAGACACCTCTTACAGGCGAGCCACAGTAGATTCAGGCGTCCGGCATGTGAGAGCGTACGCCAGACGAGCCAACAGTGAGGACAGCATCGAGGTACTGAGTACCACCGAGTCCATCTTTCCTGACGACCTCACCGCCATCACCGAGGAAGAAGCAGAGCACCACCTGCTGAGTAACGGCGTTGAGAAGGAAAAGGCGATGCTGACAGAGTGTGAGTCTAACGATGCCCTCGAGGAGAGGAAGACACCGAATCCAAATACTTCAGTAAATCCGGATGAAAACAAAGAGCCTGTTCTGGACGATGACGGTCTTGGAGACAGAGAAGAAACCTTGAAGCAAACAACTGTTAATGGTGAGATTAAAATCAAAGAAGAGCGGATCGTTGAATGTTTGAAGAGCAATCAAGTCTGTGATGACAACTGTCCTGAGAAGACGTCCAAACTCCTGCAAGGTAAAACATCTGCTACAACAATCATGTCTTAAGCATGTTTTAAAGCTACGTGCACACTTATTCGGCTAactttgaaaatatgtttatcGTTTTACAACCTTACATCCACACTTTTATTTACAATgcgttttaagaaaaataaggCCATTAAGAGTTTTGCACTGGTCCACTCTGCTCCTGGTTAGAGGAGTTTCTTTAGTAAGCAAATGGAGAAAGattcaaatgtaatgtaatcatCTTAAAGGTGCCTTGCCATATGaatttgtggtaatgtctggaGTTCTACCATAgcctctgtaacattttttgtggaaaaaatgccttggttacctttcTTTAAGCCATGTTAGCCTGGTATTGAAAGCCTGTGacctgggtggggaaagtgaaagagcagctctcgtccctccctcattaccaccactgaggtgcccttgagcaaggcccttaacctccaaccgctccagtggagctgctcagtggcagcagatcagactgtggttgtactgggcagcttccaggtatcaATGGGTGTAAcggtgtgaatgtgatcagggcgttcctgcaaaagagaggctgcctctcagtgaacctcCCCTGAAtaaattatgtattatgtaaaaaaaagccaaaaatctgCACGCTCTAGTTATGATGCTCTGCAAATTAATAGCTAACATCTGGGAACACGGCAAAAGTCTGGTGTTGCAGGTTATGAACTAGTCAAATTatctaaacacatttttattttttcagcctGCAAACTCGGGTGGATGTTTAAGTCAAATAAGTttgtttaaaacctgtaaaaaaATGAGCCTCTGACTGCTCATGTTTCTTGCCCCTTGGACTTGTCTTTAGTTGGTGGTACAaagttaatattattattgattTGAATGAGGGACACAGCTACTAAAATTACTACAAGAAATATCCTTTAACATGTAATGCAACTGTTTTGTTAGTTGAAGAAGCAGTGGAGTCGACGCCTCAGTGGTCTGAAGTTCGTCAGAAAGTCCAGTCGGTGCCTGAGCTTCATGTCGACTTGGCCCCTCCTGTTGCCGTGGCGGAGGCTGACAGCCGGCCTCCGCCCTGCGGTCCTCTCCGGCTGCCAAGCGTCGACGAGGCGTCCGACTGCACCAGCTTCACCGGCTCCTCGGACCCGCCCTCTCCCACCCAAAATATTCACAGCAACAGCCGCTCCAATCCGAGGAGGCGACGGAAGGCTGGACTCAGAGCGCTCAGGTTCCTCAAACAGAACTCCTTCTCCCAGCATGCCGTGTTTTGTCTCCTGAGCGGCCGGCCGCTGGTCGTCATCGGAGGAGACGAGAGTTTGGTCACAAAACAGCTGGACGCTCTGAGTCTCTTCCTGCCTGCACCTGGTCCTGATGGAAACGCCGTGATGCCGTGTTTGACCACGCCGCTCCAGCTGACTGACctgctcacctggagactgataGGAATACACAGGTAGTCACGGGCAACCGTTAtcaaacattttgttattttagatTGTTTGTATTCTCCCTTTCACCCCTTCATTACTATTTTTATGTTGAGATGCCCATCTTTACTGTTTGCTAACATATTCACCATATCAGCTTTAAAAGGCCAtgtatgtcagtgttgtgtttacattgCGTTGTCTGTCAGTTATTCAATTTCaagtcaatttcatttatagtatcaattcaaaacaagagttatctcaagacactttacagacagtaAGTCTGGAACACACTcaataatttacaaggacccgaCCGTTCTATTTGTTCCCTCCAGagaaagcaacagtgcgacagtaacaaggaaaaactcccttttagggagaaacctgggacagacccaggctcttggcaGGCGGTGTCTGGTGgtcggttgggggtgtgatgaagaTTGTCAATAATaatcacagtaaaagataatagaacagtgactaaaaaaagCGTACGCGTAGAAGGATGTAACGGCTTTGCAGGATGTGTTATTGctactttaaatattttactgtgTAAAACTCAAATGGAGCACACAAAATGGCCCCTTGTCCAATACTGTGGGTGTCTTGTAATGAAATCGCAGAAAAATATCTTTTTGAGACAAAGTTAAGAACGAGTGAACATAAATTCTGCACTCTCAcattctctccttttctctttgaccagatcatcctccagctcctcaGCCAACATTATTCACTCTCTGACTCGCTACAGTCGTTATTTGGCCCTGTTGGATCTGGACCATAGGACGCTGCGCTGTCCGTCATACTCCGGCTCGCTCATCGGCAGACTGGCTAATCCTTACGCCGGCATTAGGAGAGGCATCACCTACCTGCTGCACCTGGAGAGCTGCCTCACTGCACTGGCCAACCAGGCGCTGCTGTCCACGTTTAACCCGGCTTTCCAACGTCCAAACACTGCTGGAGGCAACAATGGCACAGAACGAGGGGACTTCCTGGTCACACGAGGATTCTGTAGCAGTGAGTGCGATTTGAGAGTGATGCATTTCCTGTGTGACCTCATCAAACAGCGCCACACAGGGCGTGGACCACCGGTTTTAAGATTCTCTTACAACTCAATGCACCTGCACAGAAATACATATGCAGCCTAAACCACTGGATGGACAAAAACAATTGACCTGAAGTCATAAAGATAGTCTGTAATATTAGCTACAACCACCGGGTTCCTGGTTTGTCATCATTTTTGACTGATGCAGACCGGTGTTGTCTGCCAATGAAGAGTCCctattactgtatatgtttttattagcagtgttaaatgtgtgtttgcatgattTTTACTCCAAGATGCTGTTGGTCTTGTATCTCTGGATTACTGGACACATGCACTAGTGCCTCACTGGCACCAAAGACTTTTACATGCTGGCAGTGTGttccttttaaatgtattactgAATCACATCATTTAAGAGACCCATGAACACTGATTGATCCAAACAGGCTACTGATCTGAGATGACATTGGTGCTGGTACAGTATTGTTGCTTGAAGTTTGTCTTTCTCACTGATTCCAAACTACACAGAATGGTAACTATTTATCTTTATAAACTTAATTGAATGTAACTAGGTCTGTTGCTCTGTTATCATTTAAATCAGTTTAGCTGTAGTATAGAATGGAGGGGGAGCCAATCCCCTAAAAGGTCAAACTCGTCTGAAAAAAGGGtctatatcattttaaaaatcaaccTAAACCTTAAATGAGCTACAACTTTCCATTATGTTTGGCTCCTTTTATACGTGCCATATTTGATAACTTATAACATTACAATCTGAGCCGCACAAACCATGTGTACTGCTGGTTTAAACATACCAGACAAAACTAAATCTCAAGGTCCACTTTCTATCTTATTCCAGAACTTTCATAACATTTTCACCAGGGTATGGATTTTAttcagttgtcatggagatggcTCAGCTGTTGCGACAACTTCATGCCAAGGGAGTTAACGCCACCGCTGACTTGAGATGCAGTTGACAGCTCTGGAAAAAGAGTGTAGCCTACCTTGAGTTGAcattagatttgtcaaattttaaaatggattcctgAATGACCTGGCAGCAGCCAGTGGGATCACGCTAAACAGCTTGTTCCAACTCTGGCAGCTGAGTTTTGAAGGTGGaagcattttattaaaaaacaatcaaagaaaatCGATTGGTGTAATGTAATTAATGAACATTACAGAACCTATTAATTAGACTTTTCACTCTAAATGGCAGCTGATGACAGAGCAACAGCCTCCTGTTAAACACTGTACTTTTATGTTTGATGCAAATATGAGCCGATTTGAGCGTGTGTATATTAACGCTGTAAATAAAACCATAAGTTGTACACTGGGCTTCCAAATTACGCAAACAATTCAGCAATTAACCTTTTCTCTAATTTAGCCAAGTggttcataaaaataaaaaacaatcccATATAACTACCAAAATTACATAAcaaaaaatctgtttatttaCCAACATTACATGATTGCCACTTATAAACATTTGTAATCCAGGAAGTAGTCATCTCAAAAAGAAATCTCACAGTGCAGAAGTACACTTATATGCAATTAAGAACTTCAGCACACTGAACTTATGAAGTCGCTAAACAATAAGCAACATAAAGTGTCTCTAGAATGGTAAATGCTGAAGAACGATAAGGATGTGTTTGAAGTCTCTTATCTTTCATTCTGGCGTCTGCATAAAAACTCAGACACACATTCATCTGCTGCTCGGCTCGGCTCAGTCTAGAGGAGAGGGGGCTGCTGACTCAGCGTTTGACGGGCACATCAGCGGGGGATCAGACCCGGCTGCCACCACctgaaggacaaaaaaaacaaaaaaacacatcagctGTTTGTTAGGAGGCTTTCTATTTAATTTACATCTGAGAAGTCAAACTTACAGTGGGGTTCAGTTTGGATGTTACCACATGTGTAAATGGAATATCaatcaaacatttatttatatagcactttacagcaaccaacaGGTGTCCAAAGGGCTTTACATCAACCaagaataaacaaacacaatcaataaaagacaagaaaaaaaaaaaaaacacatgaagcttagaaaacagtaaaacagataaagttGCCTAAAATCATCATCAGAAGAGGGAAGTTGTTGCACCACTACTgcgtattaaaagccattctaaataaataagttttaagttttgatttaaaatgaacatccGTTAAAGGGGGAGCTTGTTCTAGAGTTTTGGGCCAGCAACAGCAAAGACCTGATTTGATCACTTTTTGTACCtcgaccttgggacttctaaagtCCGTAGATCTGAAGACCGCAACAGCCGATTTTTCCCACCCAAAGTTCAAAGCTCGGACATTTAAggctttgaaaacaaacaatgcaatttgaaaatcaattctaaaacgcaccggaAGCCAGTGTAGTGTAAAAAGAATCGGAGTCATGCGTGCACTTCTAGAAGTATTTGTCAAAAGGCGggcagcagcattttgcacaagcTGAAGACGTGAGATGGGTGTTTGATTTAGAACATAAAGAGCGTTGCAATAATCTAGCTGTGAACTAATAAAGGCATAAATAGCCCTTTCCAAATTGTGCCTGTTAAGAAAAGGCTTTACTTTAGCCAGGAGACAAATTTGGAAAAAGCTCGTTCTGAACACATTGCTtatctgtttgtcaaatttcatgctACAATCAAATGTCACACCCAGATTTCTGACAGTTTGCTTGGTGCATGAACTCAAAGCTCCCAGACTTAAAGTTGGATTGTTTGACATGAATTTTGTATGTATGACTCATCTCCTCTGACTATTTTCAAGTCTGTAGTAGTACTAGGGCTGAAAGGATTAGCCAATCAATTAGTGGACTCACTGAATATAAACAGAAAGCAATTAGGATTAGCCGTGAAATTAAAAAGCCAAATTTGTTCCAACTTCTCACATTTGCGATTCACTGATCAAATACGATGGACAGGATCAGCACCGGGACTGTGCTTTTGAAACATCATTTATAGGCCAGATGTGACCGATCAACATTAAAGAGCATATCTTAGTCATTGTCTTGTCAACTGTGGTTTCATAAACCTTCAAGAACTCCTAAACAATGTAGGGAATATGCACAAGCTATTTCACTGCTCCGTATCTCCCAATAACATCAATATGGGTTTAGTTAATTGGTAtacgtaaaataaaaatgagtagTCAGTGCTCAGTAAAAGGCTCATGCACAATTGTGTTAAAAGGTACCCGGTGGAGTTTTTCTATGGAGCAATGTGTAGCAGGTGTAAAGTGCATGCACGCAAACTGGCATCCCTTTGGTTTAACAATGTGCCCCTGATAGACAGCTGGTGGCGCTAATGGGCgatgaaattgaataaaacactagGAAAAGGCAGTGAGTAAGAAGATTCCTCTGTTGTAAAACGTATTGaatgaatacaaaatacactTGACACACATTCCCATGTGTTTAAATGGACGAATACAAAGTAGAGAGAAAGTTCCATGGGGGgtatttaaaaactaataaGGAAAAGACACTACAGACTTTTCCTGTAAAAGTAGattctgaaaaacatttttttttttttaaaaaccaggAGGAACAGCTGATGAGAGTTGTGGAACTTACAGCTGACACTGCAACGGGGCCTTCACTTGTGGAGAGTTGAGTTTGACGTCCACTAGGAGGAGGAGACATGAAAAGTTGATCACCACATCAGGAGAGGACATGGAAAGCAAGGCAGGTCAGACCCACAGCCTTAAGCAAACTGTTCTAATCCAGTTTAAATAGTATAAAATAGAAAACCTAATCTGAACTTGTCTCGATTTTGTTGTAGCAAGTTATGAATTAAATATGACTCACTGGTCCCAGTACTCTGTTGAAGATGACTGAGCGCGAAGAAAGGTTAACAAATGTTCCTCATCTgatggagacagaaagaaagacatgttTGATTCCTTTAAACGCTGAAGACGTGACCCAAaagacaaagtgacaaaaaaacattgaaaaacactggaaaaagcaacaaagaaattgtttaaaaataaataaatgactgacgtaatttaaaaaatcttccaaaaaagtgacaaaaaattggaataaaattgacaaaaactttgagaaaagtgtagaaaaagaacaaaatgttgaaatttcaacccagaaaaaacacaaagttgcaggtcgacgggaagacaacacaagggttaaatcagaGTGCTGTCCTACTAATAGATTTTGTCTATTTCTTTTTATGATTCAAACCCCACCTAAGGATATTGAGGGTTTAGTGCACTGATTCATCACCAAGACAAGATGCCCACACAcctgttgtgtttttcatctcCTGAACGATCTGCTGTAAAAAGGAGCTGAGGCGTTCTGGGTTGGAGGACAAATTGAGCCACAGCCACGAGAGTGCCCAAGTATTCTCCTGAGAGACAGAAATGTTATAGTTTAGATCCTCATATCAGTTTCATGGGGGTAAGGAACATGAAAACTGTGTGACAGTCAGGGGAAAAACATTCAGCTCTTTGGACACAATGTctgcaaacaggaagtgacatcagGAGATTACCGTAAACGTATTAAGCATGGGGAGGGCTGGACTCAGAGGCGCTTTACAGATTCTCAAACCTAAAGCCCCTGTTACCAACAGCAACAAGGCCTGATCTGGGTACACctgtaaacacagacagacacatacggTATTAACAGTTTATAACGTTACCCACGCACAAGCTGTAACATCCATGGATTTGAGTGTAAGTATGCAGATCATAacagacatacagtaccttCTGAAAGTATCCCGGGATCAGTACATCTGACTGGAGCTGCAGAATCGAATTCACGACATCCTTGGCTTCCTGAAGTCCAGACATGAAAGTCAAAATACACAAACCACTACAgccaaaaataaatggaaaattaCCAAAAAATTAAGGAGCTTTTTTAGAAACAAGAAATACATACCTGTAAAAACTGTGAGCATGGTTCTGGGAGagcggtgtgtgtgttgacGACTGTGAGTAAACTGGTCCAGCATTGAGACTGGATCAGAAAGGGAGCAGACGTACAATCACACATCATTGTTGTCATATGGTGATTTGTTACTGAACAGAGACAAAGTAGACTTACATCCGTGAAGACGGCAGAGCTGCATCTCTGAACCCTGAGAGCAAACCTCACCAGCCTAGCACACGTCAGTGGCACAGCATCTGCAGAGAGGAGCAAGTTCTTATgagaaaatgaatttaaaaaaaaaaaaaaaaaaaaaagttttagaaTTACAAATCTATAATTTATCTATGTCTGACCTTTAATAGGCTCCCACGCCGCATCAGAGCAGCAGAGCTCTTCTGGCCTCATGACTGCTAGTTTTGGTGCTGTTGCGGTTTTAAAGATGTGGagataaaagtgaaaaagatcTGGAGTAAAACGGGAGGCGGGGGCGTTTACTGAAGGGAACAAACTGTGCAGAGAGGACATAAAGTCCCCCTCCATGCACATGAAGAAAGGGATGAGGTCCTGTACTGGCTGGAATCTGCcggagaaacaaaaacacacacagcaagtcAACAACTTGTCACAAGTCATGTcttaaggtgctctaagcaatgttgggtattttcaaacaaaacgagactagctcgcCCCTTCCTCCAGGCACAGTTCGGTTTTTTTGCCGTTTGTGGagccctgggctgtctacagagaccgcgttgtttacagtgtgttcaggggacaggcagctcacaGATAGTGACAGAGCACGTTTAATCTGAATGATATGCAAATCTATGCttgagattttattttgaaaggtaaAGTTATAATAACTTTTTTAAACAGGGGTCTGAACCTTCATGTGCTTTGCTTCCTAAATATAAATGGAATtaagaaatacaattttgaacAACCACTTCACTGAAACAAAGAAAACCCAATTAGTCAACCAAAACTGTAACATCATCTTGTTAAAAAGGTTAATTTagttaaaaagtaatttaaaaatttaaaatgtagactttttaaacaaatatttacGAAGCTTCACATTACGTTTCCTATCTTCAGTCGGATTTACAACTGTTTTTTAACCTGtacaaaataacacattctGAGTGACTTTATTTGTAATCGCGCTCACAACATGAAAGTTCTGCTTATGTCTATCACTGGGTCCCAATCGTCTGCAGGCTTTTAAATGCACTCACATGTCTCTTTTTAAAGACCGTTTTTGTGCCTTGTTAAGCcttttccacaggacagatgaagacatgaaaggggagagaataacatgcagcaaagggctgcaggtcggagttgaacgcGCGGCTGCTGAGTCTAGGAGTAAACCTGAGTTAGCTCGGCCACACAATCAAATTGGTGAGCTTGATGATGTGCCagcatgttttatgtttttttttttttttaaacaacacatTCTTTTTTGTAACTTAATATCAGAACTAACATCTCCACAGTTACTGCAATTTGGTCTATACCATATACTAAACCACTCACTTAattgtaattaattaaatttgataTTTCAAAACCTGACTTTTCCCTCTATGTTAACATTTTCATATTCCATGTTGGAAGATTTCCATCAAAAGGCACAGTGCTTGTTAAACACAGGAtgaaattaaactaaaaacacACTTATGCTTCAGTGCACTCACAGTTCAATATCATCAGTCTTGACGACTTGTAAATAGCGACGCAGTTCTCGGTACCTGCAGTAAGAAATTAGAACAGTCATGTTTGGTTTTATTAACAGttggaaaaggaaagaaagtgtgtctatatgtcataaaagtgtaaaagtgtgtgtttgtgtatctgtttGGTACCTGTGCTGTTGCTGTAGTAGTTCTGTTCTCAGTAGAATTACAGAAATCGGTTCATAAAGGACGTCCTTCTTGCCTTTGTCTTTGCGAACTCCTGACACGTTCTGACCCTTCAGCACAGACACCAGCAGGACATCATCCCAAGGACGAACACAcagactgaaacacacacacacacacacacacacacacacaaaatgggtATTTATtctaaattatatttatttcttaGGTAGCCTatatttgaagtaaaaaaataattaattctaCTAAGGAAAGGAGAAAGCTCAATAAAGAATTCTCAAAAGCGGCTGGCTTGCCTAGGGCCAGGCCAGCTGAGCTGCATCTTTTTCCTACTCTTAAAACATCCATGGTCACGTCCAGCTGTCTCTCGTACTTACACCGACCCCCACACCCTGTCCCCCCCCTCTACCTGCCTGCAGTTACACATGAGGAGAAAGCCAAGAGGGGAGTGCCTGCTCCTCAGTCACAGAACAGAAGAGAGGGGAGACCGTTTTGGCGGCCACTcgagagagaaaaaccttgcgTGCTTGCCAGACAATACTGGTGTCCTTTCTACAGGAAGTCACCAGCCCATAGGCAGAGACTAAAGTTGATTCAGCCACTTACTCTTAAATTCGATgactaaaactaattaaaactaaactgaatttgaaaacaaaaagtcaaaaaaaaaaactataataaccttggtctggtactgccaatttattttgtcatggttaaaaaaaaatcatggtagagaatcgtgatatctaTTCTATGCAGTCCCCCCCCAGTGCTCCCCATAATTCGAACACTGCTcaaagttacacacacacacacacacacacacacacacacacacacacacacacacacacacacacacacacacacacacacacacacacacacacacacacacacacacacacacacacacacacctgttcttCATGTTCCTCAGCTCAGCAGGGAAACACAATCTCTTGTAAAAATCCTGCAGCTTGTGGATGAACTCTTGGGTAAAATCAGCCATCACCATCTGTCTCTGCACGGATGCTATTACCCTGAAAAAAACCAATCACACACACGGAAGAAGGTCACACACGGAAGAAGGTCAATACACAAATTAATTTGTTACAGACAGGCaacaggggtgtgtgtgtgtgtgtgtgtgtgtgtgtgtacctctgCAGTAACACCAGTTTGGCTGAAGCAGCATTACTCATTGGAGACGGTAGGGGGACAGTCCTGTAGAGAATCATGGCAGCCAAAGAAAATGGAtagaaacaaatgtaaaagcTGTAAAGATAACAATTAATCTAGAAGATAAAGTGttattttgagtgtgtgtgtgtaccctgAGACTTGAAAATGTCCAATAAAGTCCTCAGCAGCTCCGAGTCTCATGATGGCAGCAGCTCTGTCCTCCTGTTTATCTGCCGAGTTCAGGAACGATGAGACAAACTCGTACACAGGTGTGTAACTGCAAAAAAGTAAAGATAATCTAaattgttttcagttttcataTGTTAATTCAAAGGCCTTTAAGGGTGTAACAATATTGTTTTAACATTATGGACACTCTGTTTAGTCACTCACTCGTGTAAGAGGACTTTCTGTGTGGAATTTACCAACTCTACAATCTTTCCCTTCAGGAAGGAAGAGAACAGGTCAGAGAGCCCGTGTCTGAACCGCTGCAGCATCATCTCTGGACAAGAGAAAGTAAAATCCAGGGGCAGAGAAATAACATCTAATTAGTCAAACAACAAGTGGTTCCATCTGAGGTTTTCAAAATGTGACTGCAAAGTCCACGATATTCGTGAGAGAGCGAGAACCTGCGTGTCGGAGGGGAGCATCT of the Etheostoma spectabile isolate EspeVRDwgs_2016 chromosome 2, UIUC_Espe_1.0, whole genome shotgun sequence genome contains:
- the smcr8b gene encoding guanine nucleotide exchange protein smcr8b → MIGSPDLLAFTGTEGFGEGEVDQEGLPEELSVPLSPPSNPWTSSAQFHRDFILVAEFSEQVGPKPVLTIPDDPRVIGSFDLNHFSVRIMSVDYQASGPSHAPPASPGPRLNFSEDSKVVLGDSAEDAFAYVHHMTLYDLEARGMVRPFCMAYVCSDQKKLMENFAELSTCFSQASDSLKTGNRQAFSMELQRKLQELAYRRLTLLQETELQRTPDGSTEEGETADELEAVERSILIHRDLLRQVTSYPNRKLKQPDFLPYDPADSVTDPTALLPPEPCPSLSTSPSCRSERRLKPLHELCNAYFLSLTKEQLADTERRLRGDRSVLRTACVTRSLSRRLTLVNFLFELWSPEDGDEEERESAESELQKTTGRKSGLEMLPSEPMSLDSFFSCVEEIPIKLEAGEAGTVTPDPIVAPEMTGSMSSGDSIEVLGTEKSYRTQHVVAGSDSRETPVGMTDTSYRRATVDSGVRHVRAYARRANSEDSIEVLSTTESIFPDDLTAITEEEAEHHLLSNGVEKEKAMLTECESNDALEERKTPNPNTSVNPDENKEPVLDDDGLGDREETLKQTTVNGEIKIKEERIVECLKSNQVCDDNCPEKTSKLLQVEEAVESTPQWSEVRQKVQSVPELHVDLAPPVAVAEADSRPPPCGPLRLPSVDEASDCTSFTGSSDPPSPTQNIHSNSRSNPRRRRKAGLRALRFLKQNSFSQHAVFCLLSGRPLVVIGGDESLVTKQLDALSLFLPAPGPDGNAVMPCLTTPLQLTDLLTWRLIGIHRSSSSSSANIIHSLTRYSRYLALLDLDHRTLRCPSYSGSLIGRLANPYAGIRRGITYLLHLESCLTALANQALLSTFNPAFQRPNTAGGNNGTERGDFLVTRGFCSSECDLRVMHFLCDLIKQRHTGRGPPVLRFSYNSMHLHRNTYAA
- the zgc:112980 gene encoding uncharacterized protein zgc:112980 — encoded protein: MDTSVDAGVIIIVSDDEDEICSEPSVLIVEVEDVKKSDWVVSPTALDEDLVVTFSRRAEVLPHARYDCPVHAFTATDCVIDTPVAGNQLMCDQCFCYICDKLASLCLMWSQTGVCHCNSHKRSNFWNCLRDCMLLGGLKTFKLTLSEIDAPLRHAEMMLQRFRHGLSDLFSSFLKGKIVELVNSTQKVLLHDYTPVYEFVSSFLNSADKQEDRAAAIMRLGAAEDFIGHFQVSGTVPLPSPMSNAASAKLVLLQRVIASVQRQMVMADFTQEFIHKLQDFYKRLCFPAELRNMKNSLCVRPWDDVLLVSVLKGQNVSGVRKDKGKKDVLYEPISVILLRTELLQQQHRYRELRRYLQVVKTDDIELFQPVQDLIPFFMCMEGDFMSSLHSLFPSVNAPASRFTPDLFHFYLHIFKTATAPKLAVMRPEELCCSDAAWEPIKDAVPLTCARLVRFALRVQRCSSAVFTDSQCWTSLLTVVNTHTALPEPCSQFLQEAKDVVNSILQLQSDVLIPGYFQKVYPDQALLLLVTGALGLRICKAPLSPALPMLNTFTENTWALSWLWLNLSSNPERLSSFLQQIVQEMKNTTDEEHLLTFLRAQSSSTEYWDHGRQTQLSTSEGPVAVSAVVAAGSDPPLMCPSNAESAAPSPLD